The following coding sequences lie in one Carcharodon carcharias isolate sCarCar2 chromosome 5, sCarCar2.pri, whole genome shotgun sequence genomic window:
- the sgk1 gene encoding serine/threonine-protein kinase Sgk1 isoform X2, with protein MKTLTEKLSFTAFMKQRRMGLNDLIQKIAASQSYACRHSEVPAMFHVNPTGTEPNGESASPPPSPTTAQINLGPSSNPQAKPSDFNFLKVIGKGSFGKVLLAKHKSDDQFYAVKVLQKKAILKKKEEKHIMSERNVLLKNVKHPFLVGLYYSFQTADKLYFVLDYINGGELFYHLQRERCFLEPRARFYAAEIASALGYLHSLNIVYRDLKPENILLDRQGHIVLTDFGLCKENIESNSTTCTFCGTPEYLAPEVLHKQPYDRTVDWWCLGAVLYEMLYGLPPFYSRNTAEMYDNILNKPLHLKPNISNAARDLLEGLLQKDRTKRLGAKEDFMDIKVHIFFSPINWVDLNAKKLTPPFNPNVSGPSDLRHFDPEFTEEPVPNSIGRSPDNALITASVKEASDAFLGFSYAPPIDSFL; from the exons ATGAAAACTTTAACAGAGAAGCTTTCTTTCACAG CTTTCATGAAACAAAGGCGAATGGGGCTAAACGATCTCATCCAGAAAATAGCAGCCTCCCAGTCATACGCCTGCAGACA CTCAGAAGTCCCGGCCATGTTTCACGTCAATCCAACAGGCACTGAACCGAATGGAGAGAGTGCGTCTCCTCCA CCCAGCCCAACAACCGCACAGATCAACCTCGGTCCTTCCTCTAACCCTCA GGCCAAGCCAAGTGACTTCAACTTTCTAAAGGTGATTGGAAAGGGAAGCTTTGGAAAG GTCCTCCTTGCAAAACACAAATCTGATGACCAGTTCTACGCTGTAAAAGTCttacagaaaaaggccattttgaagAAGAAAGAG GAAAAGCACATCATGTCGGAGCGTAATGTCCTGCTGAAGAATGTGAAACACCCTTTCTTGGTGGGACTCTACTACTCATTCCAGACAGCCGACAAACtctactttgtcctggactaCATAAATGGAGGCGAG TTGTTTTATCACCTCCAACGTGAGCGTTGCTTCCTAGAACCACGAGCTAGGTTTTATGCTGCTGAGATTGCCAGTGCTCTGGGCTACCTCCATTCTCTTAACATTGTTTACAG AGATTTAAAGCCTGAGAATATTTTACTTGATCGCCAAGGGCACATTGTTCTGACTGATTTTGGCCTATGCAAAGAGAACATTGAATCAAATAGCACAACATGCACTTTCTGTGGCACACCTGAG TACTTGGCCCCTGAGGTTTTACACAAGCAGCCCTATGACCGAACAGTTGACTGGTGGTGCCTGGGTGCAGTTCTTTATGAGATGTTGTATGGATTG CCGCCTTTCTATAGCAGGAACACAGCTGAGATGTACGATAATATTCTGAATAAGCCACTACATTTGAAACCGAACATCTCCAATGCTGCCAGAGACCTGCTGGAGGGTTTACTGCAAAAAGACAGAACAAAACGCCTGGGTGCAAAGGAAGACTTT ATGGATATCAAGGTTCACATCTTCTTTTCTCCAATAAACTGGGTTGATTTAAATGCCAAGAAGCTAACACCTCCGTTTAACCCTAATGTG AGTGGACCTTCTGACCTGCGACACTTTGATCCAGAGTTCACAGAGGAGCCAGTTCCAAACTCAATTGGCAGATCACCTGATAATGCTCTGATTACTGCCAGCGTTAaggaagcatctgatgctttccTGGGATTCTCATATGCTCCACCGATCGACTCCTTCCTGTAG
- the sgk1 gene encoding serine/threonine-protein kinase Sgk1 isoform X1: MTVKSSSSGSTLSYSKMRGMVATILTAFMKQRRMGLNDLIQKIAASQSYACRHSEVPAMFHVNPTGTEPNGESASPPPSPTTAQINLGPSSNPQAKPSDFNFLKVIGKGSFGKVLLAKHKSDDQFYAVKVLQKKAILKKKEEKHIMSERNVLLKNVKHPFLVGLYYSFQTADKLYFVLDYINGGELFYHLQRERCFLEPRARFYAAEIASALGYLHSLNIVYRDLKPENILLDRQGHIVLTDFGLCKENIESNSTTCTFCGTPEYLAPEVLHKQPYDRTVDWWCLGAVLYEMLYGLPPFYSRNTAEMYDNILNKPLHLKPNISNAARDLLEGLLQKDRTKRLGAKEDFMDIKVHIFFSPINWVDLNAKKLTPPFNPNVSGPSDLRHFDPEFTEEPVPNSIGRSPDNALITASVKEASDAFLGFSYAPPIDSFL, from the exons ATGACTGTTAAATCTAGCTCTTCGGGATCTACTCTCTCTTACTCCAAAATGAGAGGGATGGTGGCCACGATACTTACTG CTTTCATGAAACAAAGGCGAATGGGGCTAAACGATCTCATCCAGAAAATAGCAGCCTCCCAGTCATACGCCTGCAGACA CTCAGAAGTCCCGGCCATGTTTCACGTCAATCCAACAGGCACTGAACCGAATGGAGAGAGTGCGTCTCCTCCA CCCAGCCCAACAACCGCACAGATCAACCTCGGTCCTTCCTCTAACCCTCA GGCCAAGCCAAGTGACTTCAACTTTCTAAAGGTGATTGGAAAGGGAAGCTTTGGAAAG GTCCTCCTTGCAAAACACAAATCTGATGACCAGTTCTACGCTGTAAAAGTCttacagaaaaaggccattttgaagAAGAAAGAG GAAAAGCACATCATGTCGGAGCGTAATGTCCTGCTGAAGAATGTGAAACACCCTTTCTTGGTGGGACTCTACTACTCATTCCAGACAGCCGACAAACtctactttgtcctggactaCATAAATGGAGGCGAG TTGTTTTATCACCTCCAACGTGAGCGTTGCTTCCTAGAACCACGAGCTAGGTTTTATGCTGCTGAGATTGCCAGTGCTCTGGGCTACCTCCATTCTCTTAACATTGTTTACAG AGATTTAAAGCCTGAGAATATTTTACTTGATCGCCAAGGGCACATTGTTCTGACTGATTTTGGCCTATGCAAAGAGAACATTGAATCAAATAGCACAACATGCACTTTCTGTGGCACACCTGAG TACTTGGCCCCTGAGGTTTTACACAAGCAGCCCTATGACCGAACAGTTGACTGGTGGTGCCTGGGTGCAGTTCTTTATGAGATGTTGTATGGATTG CCGCCTTTCTATAGCAGGAACACAGCTGAGATGTACGATAATATTCTGAATAAGCCACTACATTTGAAACCGAACATCTCCAATGCTGCCAGAGACCTGCTGGAGGGTTTACTGCAAAAAGACAGAACAAAACGCCTGGGTGCAAAGGAAGACTTT ATGGATATCAAGGTTCACATCTTCTTTTCTCCAATAAACTGGGTTGATTTAAATGCCAAGAAGCTAACACCTCCGTTTAACCCTAATGTG AGTGGACCTTCTGACCTGCGACACTTTGATCCAGAGTTCACAGAGGAGCCAGTTCCAAACTCAATTGGCAGATCACCTGATAATGCTCTGATTACTGCCAGCGTTAaggaagcatctgatgctttccTGGGATTCTCATATGCTCCACCGATCGACTCCTTCCTGTAG